A window of Primulina tabacum isolate GXHZ01 chromosome 4, ASM2559414v2, whole genome shotgun sequence contains these coding sequences:
- the LOC142543041 gene encoding indole-3-pyruvate monooxygenase YUCCA6-like → MDDFSREIEGKLAHDPCRNRNFGSTRWVPGPVIVGAGPSGLAAAACLKEKGVPSLVLERSSCIASLWQLKTYDRLKIHLPKQFCELPLMSFPLDFPTYPTKQQFIQYLEAYAKRFEIRPIFNNRVVSAEFDRNIGFWRVKTVVAAEGAVEEQVEYVSRWLIVATGENAEAVVPKMEGTEDFGGAVVHTSRYKNGGVYKGKKVLVVGCGNSGMEVCLDLCNHNASPSLVVRDTVHILPQEMLGRSTFGLSMWLLKWLPIQLVDRILLIVSWLMLGDTSRFGLDRPQLGPLELKNLSGKTPVLDVGTLDKIKSGDIKVFPSIRRLGHRSVEFVDGRRESFDAIILATGYKSNVPSWLKENEMFSDKDGLPKRPFPNGWKGECGLYAVGFTKRGLLGASMDAKNIADDIGSCWKEEAKHLSAISWPYLMQKSNFC, encoded by the exons ATGGATGATTTCTCAAGGGAGATAGAGGGAAAATTAGCTCATGATCCTTGTAGAAATAGAAATTTCGGAAGCACGAGATGGGTTCCGGGACCTGTGATCGTCGGTGCCGGGCCTTCAGGCCTGGCCGCAGCTGCTTGCTTGAAAGAAAAAGGCGTTCCATCTCTAGTTCTTGAGAGATCCAGCTGCATAGCTTCCTTGTGGCAACTTAAAACCTATGATCGCCTGAAAATCCATTTACCGAAGCAATTTTGTGAGCTTCCTCTCATGTCTTTTCCTCTAGATTTTCCAACTTACCCTACCAAACAACAGTTCATTCAGTACTTAGAAGCCTATGCAAAGAGGTTCGAAATCAGGCCTATTTTCAATAATAGGGTTGTGAGTGCTGAGTTTGACCGGAATATTGGGTTTTGGAGGGTGAAAACAGTGGTAGCAGCAGAAGGGGCAGTAGAGGAGCAGGTGGAGTACGTGTCCCGGTGGCTGATAGTGGCGACGGGGGAGAATGCGGAGGCGGTGGTGCCGAAAATGGAAGGGACGGAGGATTTTGGTGGTGCTGTGGTGCATACGAGTAGGTATAAGAATGGAGGGGTTTATAAAGGGAAAAAGGTGCTTGTTGTTGGATGCGGGAACTCTGGAATGGAGGTGTGTTTAGATCTCTGCAATCATAATGCCAGCCCTTCACTTGTTGTGAGAGATACG GTCCACATTCTGCCACAAGAGATGCTGGGAAGATCAACTTTCGGGTTGTCCATGTGGTTGCTAAAGTGGCTACCTATACAACTTGTCGACCGGATTTTATTGATCGTTTCATGGCTCATGCTAGGCGATACGAGCCGGTTTGGGTTGGACCGGCCTCAACTAGGCCCACTCGAGCTAAAGAACCTGTCAGGAAAGACACCAGTATTGGACGTTGGAACCCTTGATAAGATTAAAAGTGGAGACATCAAA GTATTTCCCAGCATCCGGAGACTTGGGCATCGATCTGTCGAATTTGTAGatggaagaagagaaagtttTGACGCAATAATCCTAGCAACTGGTTACAAAAGCAATGTTCCATCTTGGCTAAAG GAAAATGAAATGTTTTCAGATAAAGATGGCCTCCCAAAAAGGCCATTTCCCAATGGATGGAAAGGCGAATGTGGGCTATACGCCGTTGGGTTCACCAAACGCGGCCTTCTCGGTGCATCGATGGATGCTAAGAACATTGCAGATGACATAGGAAGCTGTTGGAAGGAAGAAGCAAAGCATCTCTCGGCCATCTCATGGCCATATTTAATGCAAAAGAGCAATTTTTGCTGA